TCAGCCTGAAACATCCGGTAAATGCCAAAAAACTCGGGCTAAACTCGAGTTTAGATGAACTAACTCTGCACCTTTCATTGTATTGTTGTGGATCTACTTTTTTGAGCAAGTGGCAGCCTTTCACGTTTTAGGATGAAACAAGTTTGCTGCAAGTTGTCTTGCGCTGTCAGGCTAAAAGAGAGAGGGACGGGAGTGCAGCATGTTGCGTCTGGTCTATACAGAGGCAACCAAGTGAATTGCGTCAGTGGCGTATGCTGGGCAGGCTTGAAATGCGCACAGGCGGATGAAAGTAGTAGTAGGCGCACTgtggggagagaggaaaaagttcTCAACAAGGAGAGGCAGGATACTCACTTACGGAGCCCCTGCAGTCTCACTTTTTATGCCTCTGAACGACTTTCCCTGCCATCTTATTGCGTTTTTGCTTTGCAGCACCGCTTTTACGTTTGCGAGAGAGAAATCCTACTTTTTTACTTAAGTGAAAGCACCAGCACCATGGAGCTGCTCTGCCTCGAAATGGACACCAGCATACGAGCTCGTCCCGATCCGAACCTCCTGTGCGATGACAGAGTCCTGCAGAGCTTGTTGACCATAGAGGAGAGATTTCTACCCCAATATTCATATTTCAAAGGCGTCCAGAAAGATATTCAGCCGTTTATGAGGAGGATGGTCGCTACTTGGATGTTGGAGGTATACCGAAACACCGAGTGCTGACAAGTCTTATTATTTCCGTGCTCGACTTTAAAGCCTCTTGATTCGTTTCATTAGCGCTTTACTGAGCGCTCTTTGCAATTTGTGGACAGTAGATAAGACCCATTGCTCTAATTTTCGGCTGCTTGTTGCTCATATTAACCAAATATGTCGTTTTTCGTAATTTCTTTCCATGTTTAAAGTCCGGTCATGAAGGCTGCGTTTATGAAACTTCGTGCTGTGATATCAGTGACACCACAGAATGTCCTTTATATGCTTCACATGTTGTCCGTACAAGCTGCCGGTTGATtctttaatgttattattttagatAGCCTGAATATTTCCATGCACACGTATGCACTCCCCAATGCAATGCTGCCTGCGCTGTTGTATCGCCATGTTGGTTTCTTACAGGAGCGCTTTTGCTTTTAAGAGGACTTTACAGTGTCATAAACGCAATAACAGCGGTTAAAACCCATCGGCAATGACAGAGGAGGTTCTTGGGTGTCCACTGAATAtagaaatgatgacaaaaagcgTTGCAAACAGTTTAGGTATCTATTTTAAATGTCGGAAGGGGCGAGGGCCTTATCTGTCCTTTTGGTCTTCCCCCCGTCGCAATGCCTCACTCTGGAATTATGTTCGATTTCTGACATATGATCAAATATTTCTGGTCAACGTCCATCTGTAAACAATCTTGAGCCTTTGagctttattttcatgtaaatattGCCAGGGTTCGAGCCACTGtagatttttaattaatttttgaaataaatatatcGGATCGGCGGTGACGCACATCAGCTCAACGTCTCGCTACTCgccttttattttgacattttattggTATTTATCGTGTATGGATTTGGATAGGAATTGTCGGGTATGATGTGGAAGACCCCCCTGAACATTATGGTGTGAAGAAAATCGGTCTagacaatttatttatatttttaattattttatgaaaatatgacgaatgaaaaaaagtgtgtttccGTGTGCTGCGCTGTCGGGGTGTTTTTTGGCTCGGCTGATTGTGACTAGAATTCATTTCTTAGTGAATGAACTGCAGGAATGCGACTCTATTGACAGTATGTCTCCGAGACTTATTTCATTCTTTGTAAAATAATCTATTTCGAATTAATTTATGATGTCGCAACCGATTAGGGCTGGGCGCAAATTCTTGGCCGGGCCCCAACTATGTGTGTCATTGAATTTATATGTGCCCTTTATGTAATTAGACTTTTGTTTCGTTAGGCTTGTCTCATAAAAGTTTTCTATACATTTCAAATGCTGGGAAATAAGTCATGTCACTGCAGGGTGGGCTACCTGTTCTGAACATTGCTGCAttgtctgctctctctttcttcaggtTTGTGAGGAGCAGAAGTGCGAGGAAGAAGTTTTCCCCTTGGCCATGAACTACTTAGACAGATTTTTAGCCGTGGTACCCACCAAAAAGTgcaacctgcagctgctgggagCAGTCTGTATGTTTCTTGCATCCAAATTGAAAGACACTCGTCCATTAACTGCAGAGAAGCTTTGCATCTACACAGATAACTCCATCAGACCACAAGAGCTGCTGGTAAGCAACAACTGCTTCTACACAATTCACAAATTGCACAGTGATACTTTTGAGGATTCATGCAGTGAGCATTGGCTGCTTGATGCCAAACACAGTTTCACAATGTATTATTGTCTTACTTTCCGCATTATGTTTTATATTGGAAACCAGGGGTTAATTTTGGCTGTTTCAAGGCATCAGTTTACTTGTATTCATTTTGATCATTCAGCTTAAAACATCACATACGAAACACAGGGCTCGTTTCACTGGATCTGTTGTTCAGTCTCCACACTGCAGCACATCGTCATCAAAGGTGCATGGAAAGCAAGAGCTTCATGGTGAATTGTTCCACAAGGTCTCTCTCTTTACTGTACAAGACCCTCTGGGCTTTACAGTATCCATCCAATCTGTGCAATGGTCTCCATCGCCATCTAGTGGCAGATATTTACACAGAGCAACGAGGTCAGCTTGAACTCCAGCCAAAGTTCTGACTCTGTTCCTGTCAgctagagagggagagacacagagaaattCAAGTTTGCCTTTTACAGTTTAGCTTCCATCTAAAAATAACCCTGGATGCACACATTTCTGATATTACGTCATGCTGCACTATTTCTGAATCTTACACACTTTTCAACACGGAGATGTGGCTCATAGTGAAAGTGACACGCAAACCAATGATTCCTGGTctattatttgtcatttggagtACAAaatgtcattcctctgtgtccTATATTTGATAAGGCCTCTTCAGCCTGATAATACCAGCTGCCTTCACCAGCACTCACCAATTAATTAACTCAGTTTCACATCAGATAAGTGTTTCCCTACTGCTCTGTGGTGCTACATAAACATTCCTCAGTAAACAACGGCCAATCCCACCCATGTTGTGAAAGAGGCCACATATTATGATTCAGACGTGGCTGATGGTTGTAGGCCTGCCTCGCTGCCTGACTCTGCTGGCTGAGCTGATTGCTGCAGTATATTCAGGTTCCTGACGAGGTGTTGTTGGTTTTATTGGTTTCTAATACTTTTCTGGGAGGCATTTATGCTTGGCAACAGTTTGGCAGATTTAATATACCTTTTCTTCAGTGAGGGTTTCAATGGTCAGCGTGTTGCGGTCATATAGGTTTTGGCAAGTAAACAGAATGtgccttaaaaataaaataaaaaagtgctACACTGTAAGACTTGGGTGGACTTATATAAAACAGCATATCATGCTGCATTTTGAAAGTAAACGGTGTCCCTCCTACCTTAATGTGCAGTCTGAAGACAAAGCCCTCAGTCCTTGAACTGGTTTGCCGGGGCCTCTTCTCAGTGTCTCTGTATAAGGCAGTATTTTGGCTGACATGCAGATACAGGAAACAGAGATCAGCTGCTCAGGGCATGTGATCGTTTTTTTGTCCTCGTCTTTGGTAAGAATTTCTTGTAAAGAGAACCGCAATTTTACATAGAAGGTGTGACCAGAGGAAGGCAGTAGCAGAAGGAAGTGAGTGCCTGCTTGCTTGCCACTCTGTCAGCATAGAGCCTGTGTTGCAAGGCTCGTCATAGTCCTCGCTGTAGGCTTGAATCTTGCTCGCTGATGGAAACGAGAGCAGAAGGCAGCCATGTTGCAAATAGAGCAGGCACGATCATCAAATCACTGCTGTCATCGTGATTTGCATATTGTCAAATAATTGGATCTTTGGAATACTGGTCACACATCTCCAAGCAAGCACAGGGAGATGCCTTTCACCTTTAAATCAGAGGTgcttttactttctcttttcctcccacaTGATTAAACGAGACCgttgttttaaaaacatctttcctctcctccatccaaATCCCCGGCATCAAGGAGATCagaaaacaggcagaaaaaggTCCACTTTGATTAGAAAATTGCTGGTAGGCTGCTTGCAGGGTTGGGGACAGCCATGGTGAATTGTCTCATGACCGAGCCCGTGTGGTCTCTTAGCAAGGGAAAATGAAGAGCATCCGTGGTCCCAGTCACAAGGCTGCAGTCCGGAACCAAACCACAACATTTTTTCCCAAATTAGTCACCGACTCTTCCGTTAATCACCACCTCCTTTAGGAAGTGAAAGTAACGATACACCCTAAGAGAGAACACCACACCTaatgcccccccccacacaGACACTCATTCAGACTAGCATGTGTCATCCCATTTTGACAAGAGATCCACATGAAATTATTTGTGAAAATTGAATGGATCAAAGTGATTCAaagtttctgtttcctgtgagcccaaaatatgttttaaatgatttaaaaagaagCTTTAACTATATTTGGCACTTAATATTCtttaaatgaagaataaaatggGCAGAAGGGGTAAATGTATTGGTGTTTATCAAAGCGCTTTAACAGAATTGGCAGCAAAACACAAGATgcagtaaagaaaataatcacattacCTGTTgcaacatacaacaacaaacGGTTCTGATGGTTTAAATGATGAGTAGAATGAGATAAGATTAAATAATGAAACtctgtttaactgtttaacaTAAAACAGATTTGTTGCTGATCCTGCTCAACAAGTGCAGCCCTTCTATCCATTTCCACTCTGCaagcatacacactcacacatacacacacacagagacacacatacacacacacacacactctcgcacaGCAGAACCTCTGGTGGGCCTCTTTAGGAAAGTCCCCAGATGCCAGACAtacagacagggagggagacagtGTTGTGAGGTCACCTGGGTTGGTGGCGCTGCTGGTGTTTCTCTGTCCCAGGCTCGGCCAAGCAGAGACTAACGTAATAACAATAATGCTTAACCTCCGCAAATACTAACGTACGGGGCCAGGGTCCCACAGTGGCACCGTCGCTTACGAACAACTGCAGTGAAGTTCAGTGTTGCAGCTGAGTGCCACACCACGTAAATATGTGATCATGTTTTATGTCACTTGATCTCTTTGattctgtctcattctctctctttctgccctctgctttctgcctcgctctttctctccagGAATGGGAACTGGTGGTGTTGGGGAAGTTGAAGTGGAACTTGGCAGCAGTAACACCGAACGACTTCATTGAGTACATTGTGAGGAGGCTGCCGCTGCCCGAGGATAAGCTGGCACTTATACGCAAACATGTCCAGACCTTCATCGCCCTCTGTGCCACAGGTAGGACGCAGTGGGGGCTTAGGTCATACACATTTAATGTCTTGTATTATGAACAGATGTCTGTCCTAACAAGGAGTGTTAAATTTGGAAAACGTATTCCAAAAGATGACCATACAGACTACAGTGTTATCTTGATATCTcatgtttgcctttttctttatttgtggtGTTGCAAGTGACACTGATCATGGATAAGCTGCCAAGTCAAACCAAGCAATAATGGCTTGCATCAACATACTTTCTCTTGTTGCAAAATATCCGCACATTCTTCTTTCAGCACTGTATCAAAGCCTTCCTCTCCCAATAACATGCGGCAACAACTCTGTTCAGAGGTGTGCTGTGGGCCAGTCACGGCCCGCCGTAACCGAAGTGAGATGCATTACTTCCAGTGGGAAAATATTCCTCTTTAGAAAAGCATGTGTCACGGAAGACATTTCACCATTAGACTCTTAAGTCTGACATCCATCATTTGTCTTCTCCCAGGCTGGTATGTGGTCATGTTTTAGGGGTATATCAGTAGCTTCCAGAGCATCCAGTAACACTTCAAAGCAGATTTAGCCTGGTTGAGGGGCATTCCCATGTCGCACAGGGTCGAGAAGAGGAATGGACCGGGGTGGAGGCAGGCAGGCCATTGTCTCTTTGCTCTTGAGGTGAATTGTTCCCTCAAGATCAAACATCCAGCAAGTCGTGGGAGGGACAGGGACCCTATAACATGATCTGAAGAGACGTCAAGGTCGAGACGGACAAGATGCAAGAGCGAACAGGGGAGTTAGTGAAAGCCAGAGGAGTGTATTGTTTTTGCTCTGCCAATTAAGGCATGTCATGTTTTCGTGTCTGTTTCCCCTGCCAccttccccccccccctcccccaactTCTCACGCCTCCCCGCCCTACAGCTGGAGGACATGATAGTTTTCCCATGTTGAGATTCTCTATAGGGCAGGTTTCTCCTCTTTGCGTCACCCCCATCTCCACACtaaaagctgcaaaaaaaagGCAGGACTAGTGATAGGAAAATACCTCTTGCACTAGTCCTGAACATGCTTAAGAATTTATGATAATATTGCTGTGGAAAATTACACATTTCACCCACAGTAAGGCTAGTGCACactcctttctttctcactttctaCCTCCTAGGTGACCTGCAGGCCTCAAACGGCAACTAACATcagtccccccaccccccatggGAAACAGCTCCTTGTGCTTACATCattcagaggagtgtgtgtgtgtgtgtgtgtgtgtagttagATGAATAGATACTAGGGAGGTGACAGGTATTTGCAGTATGAAGTGATGCACTGATTGTGCAATGGATATGACAGGGTGAGAAAAGTTTGCAAGaaaagttcacattttgaaGAAGAAACGCctgtttttgctctttctttgtctcccttTCCTTCATTCTCTCTTACTATCTCATGCTCTCTTCCTTTCCCTGTCTCACCCCTTATTTTGTGCCAGCAGATTAATGTGTGGAATGACAGCGTGTCGGTGATCGGACCTATTCCCAAAGCAACATTGTGAAAGACTCAGCATGCACTTTGTCCTTAATTGCTTCAATGAGGCAGTGGAAATAAATTTACGAGCCTCCAGGAGTCGTCCTCCTGACATTGCGTtttaggagagagagagactttctGGATATAGCTCTGGATTAGCAACAGGCTATTTATCTGCTTGTGCTCTCCTCAGACTTGTATCCAAGCAAACAGAGAGTGAAGgcaagacagagaaagagcgAGCGCGGGTGAGTCAACAATTTGGTGCATCTGAAGATCTCAGGGAATTCGAAACCCCATTTGTGGAGCGTTCCCAGCCATAAATCTTTAGGTTATCTGGTGAGAATCCTCCTTGAGACGTCTTCGAGCCGAGCTGAGAAGGTAAAGACCCAGCAGAAGGAGGAGATCTCTCAGGAGGATTTACATTTGCAAGACAGTTGACAACGGGTCACCTGTGGCCTTCCTATTTCATACAGTCTCATTCAACCCACCACCCACCACTTCCCCCACCACGGTTGTCctacactgaaaaagaaaacatgcataaaaCCACGGCTCTCTGTTTTCAAgggaacaagagagagaagaggagaagtgGAGAATAAGGCCTCTCATTCCTAATGGCTCCTCTCTTTTGATGAAACAGTTCCGTTCGGGCCACTCGGTGGGATTTTGTCAGGTGGCGCAGGCTGGCTCTgtattaattaataacattGGCTGGTCCTTTCAGGACTATGCAAATGGCTCGGGAGCTCAGCTAGAGGCTGGGAGAAAGGAGACAAAAGGCTTGGCCCTTACATTTCATATGCAGAGCCATGCGAGGGTCAGCGCTGCGGGGCCACTTGATAGGAAACACCAGCGTTTCCCTCAGGCAGGCCGTCGGATAATAGCCCAGAAACAAGCTCATTAAGGGAGATTATGAACCTCCATTCCTGCACACAGACACCAAGCACTCCGAGCTTCCTCTTCTATTCTTATTCAATTGAGGTAAAGTGGGAGAATGGACGGGGTGCATGGGGCAGACAGATGCACCCAACCTGTCTGCTGCAGTTATTGAGCTCCGTCTTCTTGCCATATTGGCATAGGGATTACGGTCTATTTTTTTATACCAACTCCAATAGCCCTCTCTGTAATGGTATGGATGGAATGGTGACAATAGTCGTAGAAGTGgatcaaaagaaaattctgGATCAGGGCCAACAGTGCTGTCCCGGAGAGAGTCCTGGAGGACTCCATGACAATTTTGACACAGGTTGGGATGTAAATAACAAGTGATTTAATTGATTAAATACTCTTTTTTGTCCTTATTATTATATCAGAGTAGTGTTTCATTGCTTGCGTTTTCTCTAGTGTGTGGAAGTGTCTTTGGACTATGTGAAGTATTCTTGATGATTAACTGGTTAGTTTCTCCAAGACAAACTAATGATTCACTAGCTAACAAACATGAGAGAAGTCAAGCTTTGCTGCATGGTTCACTTTCCATCTGGTCACTTTTTACCATAGAGTTTTAACAAAATTGTCGtgaaatatattatatttaactGAGCTTTAAATTTCTAACAGGTATTTACCAATGCATTGTGCAGAGTATATTAaacctgtacttttagattttgttGTGTATGTTGTACATTCCATGGTTTTGTTCGTTATCTTCTAATCCTAAAGAAAGTTGGATGACATAATGAAGATATGCACAGAGGCTCTGTAAAGCCACCCAGAGCTCTCAGATTTAGATTTTTGTCTCTTGTAGCCGATGTGGGTCTCAAAGCTGTGGGCCTCAAATGCCCatacaggaagagaaaaggtATTGGCATATGCGCCCAATTTAAtgcaacaaatattttttaaatgattcataAGTCCTCTCTTCATCTCAGCTGTTATGTCTCACTGGTCCAGAGGCAGGAATGTTCCTTGTAGCTTCCTTTCCAAGTGGCTGCTGCATGGAGAATCCCCTCCAGGCTCAGATCTGCATTCTAGAGATGAATGATTCATCTCACATGTGGTCAATGAAATGGTCTTTACTGGTATTTGTTTACATAAAACCCCCTTCATGTTTGATGATTCAGAGGTCCAACACATTAGCCACCTCCTCCAACAAATTATCGTCTCTCCACACGCTCCACTGATGTGAGGAGTCATGTCCGGTCGGGCTGCACCGTCAACACATGAAGCAGGAAGTAGCTTCCTGACAGTATGCACCCAGAAATGTGACACACAGAATGAATCATCGAGTGGCATGTCCTGAGTTCCCCCCTTCTCTTCGCTAGTGTACTCAGCACCACACTATAAATACTGAGGCCAGCTGAGTCACaccagaaacacagagagacttTTGCTTTGAATGCTGCGTTTATCCCACCCAAAAGGTCCAgagatcaaaatgtttttgagcTTACATTTACCTTGGAGGTCACTTTAATGCCAAAGGCTAatatttttttgacttttgaaGTAAATTAAGTtagtttaaacatttttgtcGTGACATCAGAGTGTCCTCCAACATTTTTTTCCGATTAGAGGGTTTAATTACTTCCGCTAAGCTCCTAATTTTGTCCAAATTATTTcagctaaagagacagaaatagactTTCAACAACTCAGCCAGGCACAAATACAGTTAACAATTTGTCCTCTTCCAGTTTAAAAATAAGGTAACCCTCCTGCGTTCCACCTTTGATCACTGACATTAGCTAATGTAACGCCTCAAGgctgcagctgtgacagtggAGATGATGGTGCAAGAGTGAAGAGCGCTGTCACATGATGCTACAATTAAAGAGGAATTCAGTTTTCTGGCAAATGGATTGAAATCACAGTTTGAGTGCAGTGTGTGACTCAGACTCTCccaaggtttttaaaaaaaatttttctGTTTGAGAGTGACTGTCTGGAACAAGAAGTAATAGAATACAGCAGAAAGCTGCATCAGGTTATCATTTCTTAATCAGTGATTCCTCCGCCTTGTTAAAGCTTAGCTGGGAAGTTGTTGCTGCTTGTGTGTCTCCAAAGAGCTACCTGAGGTTTACTGTCTGGGGAGCTCTCTGCAGACCTTGTTTTGACTACCAGGCTGTGTTGCATTAGTGGTGAAACATACTGTCATGCCAATCCCaaaatgatgtttgtttttggcctTAATCAGTCAACAGGACCAGGGTCCTCGTAATGCTACTCCTTTAATAAACAGGGTCAATAAGCACTACACGTATAGAACACAAGACCCTGATTTATAGCACTGGaaaagcagagaggatgaaatggagcatttcttctttcttcttttggcTGTTGTTCAACTTTCcaacttttaattaatttacaaGTTTAATGTGTATACTGTGCATTGCAGCCACCCAGGAGGAGTGGGCCATGTAGAGCAGCAGTGACCAGGCCTGAGGATGAAGTTTCAGGGCTTAGGAACACGGAGGAATGGAGATGAGGGGGCACAGGGAGGAGAAAGGGCCATTGAAGGGGGTGAGAGGCGTGCAGGCCAGGCCAGCCAGCCGCTGCTCACAGGGAGCTTTCCATCGCAGGCGTCCCCACTCAGCTACATACACTGTTTATCCTCAACATGAATATCAATGAGGGCCTCCTAAAATACAGCCATTCTTTCCCCCACATGCAGCAGCCACCAGGCCGGAGTGTCAGCCCGCATCGGCTGCACGCGCGCGTCCTTGTTCTGTTACAGACCTGTCTTGTCTTGAGTGCGAAAAATCAGCTTGCTGCCCACTGCCCACCACTCAGCTCTCCCACAAACCTgcatctgtgctgtgtgtgtgtgtgtgtgtgtgtgtgttgatctgTGTCTACATCGTAAAGCCTGCAGACATCAGTGTATTGTTTCTTGCCTGTGTCTCTTAGGTGTCTGCCTCCTTGCTTGTCAGTCTGCACTCACTACACACGTACAGTAAATCCGTGTATGCCTTTGTCCTTTTACCCCTCTATAGAAAGTTGTGCTCTTACAGCAGTGATGTAATGCTGAGGGGCTTTGTGTGCTTTTCCTCTTGGCTCGAGGTAGCCTTTAATAAATCGCCCCTTGGCAGAGGCCCAGCGGCTAACACAGGGGTGTATAAtaagttcatttatttgtcaacaCTGAGCCCACAAGATGAGAAAGCGCCTGGCTGTGCATGCTAAAAAGGCAGTGAGGGGCTGCCTTTACAGCTATCAAAGGGCCTACCTCTTTGAttccagattttaaaaaaagaaggaagaaaaatctCCTTCAGAGCCATCGCACACAGTTTGCTTTGCAATTGAATATGGCAATATGTTAATGTGCAGGCTGTTTCTATGCTCCTGCTGCCCACTCCTCTAGCCCATAGGTGGCCCAGGAACAGAGGCATACTTGTGGGGAGGGAGTGGGGGTGGGAGGCAGGAGGTGAGGGTCGCTGGAGGGCgactcttttcttcttccaaaATCTCACAAGAGCCTGGACACAGACTTGAGAGTGATGTACATCAGAGTTGTCTACCCCCCTCTACTCTCCCGCCAAGCCCACCACCTTCCCCTTCTTTTCTCCTTGTTGCCTTGTCGCCATACCGTCCATCcctccttcttcatcttcctcccccCATCGACCCCCTGCACCCCCTGTCCAGCCACACTCTTTGTCCAGCCTGTCTCGCTGAATTGGTATCAGCAGAGAGGGGAAGGATGCTGTGTTTCTCAATTGGGTGAAATGAGGTGATGACTCTGGACAATGGAGTCACACTCTTCTGCCTTCCCTCTCGCAAGCCCGCCACTCTATTAATATGCTAAAAGATAGGAGGGCCGCCAATGCAAACCACTGCCTGTTGTAGCAACAAAGACTGGGGCATGTGTGCCATTCACTGGCCCCATCTAAGCAGGCCATGTGTTGTCCAAAAAGAAAGGTAAAAGTTGAGCAAGACATAAAGAGAGAATAGAGAAaggagcaagtgtgtgtgtgtgtgtgtgtttgtgtgtgcctgtgtttgtgaagagaaaaactctccctctccctgtctgtctgtctccctctctccctctctctccctgtatgCCAGTTGCCTTGCCTTTTCGGGCTTCTGGCCCGTTCACAAGCTGTCTCATTTGCATTATGAATGACAGTGAGGGGAGCTAACAAGGTTATTGGTCTTTGAGACGCACGCCTGTGACCACACGTGGAAAAAGGACCTACAGCAGTGAGCATTGGCAGAGGCACTGAGCCTCTTTATTCCTCCCTTTCCAAGCGCTATGGGGCTTTTTTCAGCGAGCACACGATTTACTCAGGAGATGGAAGAAAAGGGGCCGGGCCGGGGAAAGGGGGACCGGGGTGGGGAGTGGGTGAGGGTGGTTGCTTTTCAGCTCCTTTACAAGCCAAGTGAACCCTCATTATCCAGGCCTCTGGTCATTAGTGAGTGCTGCGTTCAGACCCAGTGCAATAGAAGGATTATTTATTAGCTGACTGCTAGATTACCAAATCATATTGTCTGAGGGAGGGACTTGCTTCAACAATGTTTGTGGAGCATgtgaattgaaattaaaaaactgCACCAGGTGACTAAAGGACCCagtataaaaagaaaacagtttaagtcatttatccactgaaataaaaatttCATTGAAATTTCAACATGTAACTCACTTTTTATGTCTTCCTCAGATTTCGGATTCGCCATGTACCCTCCCTCCATGATTGCCACAGGAAGCGTGGGGGCAGCGATCTGCGGCCTACAGCTGGATTCAGCTGACCAGTCACAGTGGGGTGACAGCCTGACAGACCTGCTGGCCAAAATCACAAATACAGAAGTggtgagtttgttttgtacTCTTACACATCCAGAACAGTCGTTGCAGCTTATTTGGGCTGGACACAtacttaactttttttt
This is a stretch of genomic DNA from Scatophagus argus isolate fScaArg1 chromosome 7, fScaArg1.pri, whole genome shotgun sequence. It encodes these proteins:
- the ccnd2a gene encoding G1/S-specific cyclin-D2a; protein product: MELLCLEMDTSIRARPDPNLLCDDRVLQSLLTIEERFLPQYSYFKGVQKDIQPFMRRMVATWMLEVCEEQKCEEEVFPLAMNYLDRFLAVVPTKKCNLQLLGAVCMFLASKLKDTRPLTAEKLCIYTDNSIRPQELLEWELVVLGKLKWNLAAVTPNDFIEYIVRRLPLPEDKLALIRKHVQTFIALCATDFGFAMYPPSMIATGSVGAAICGLQLDSADQSQWGDSLTDLLAKITNTEVDVLKECQEQIERVLVSSLREGRQQQQQQQQTQRGPSGKGLDELDQSSTPTDVRDVNL